The sequence below is a genomic window from Thermodesulfobacteriota bacterium.
GAAAAACATGCGCTTTTTAATAATTTCAAGGTCGAGATTTTCTAAAAAGGATAAAATCCCTCCTTGCTTTAAAAATCTTCTTCCATTTCGATAATGATCGATTCCTGCGATAAACTCGATGATCGTCAGAACAAATTTACTAAATGACCATTTGTGGGTGGGGGCGAAATCAAAAAGTATAAAAACAGCATCTTTTTTAGCCACACGAACCATTTCGTGTCCGCTTTTTATTCTGGCAGTATTTTCCATTTCATGTAGGCCCAGCTGCATGATAACCGCATCAAATGATTCCGCAAAAAAGGGCATGGTGGAGGCATCGCCGTGGATGACAGTGATCCTTCCTGTGCCGGCTTTATGTATTTTATTATAAGCCTGCCGAATCATGCTGTACGATTTGTCAAGGGCAACCACATGAAACCTGTTTTTTGCCAGAAGGTGGGATAAGGT
It includes:
- a CDS encoding methyltransferase domain-containing protein, which translates into the protein MAKDSYTIGSNAYDFFIEPFLARVKLLTVRILLHKFKISPEPRFLEVACGTGTLSHLLAKNRFHVVALDKSYSMIRQAYNKIHKAGTGRITVIHGDASTMPFFAESFDAVIMQLGLHEMENTARIKSGHEMVRVAKKDAVFILFDFAPTHKWSFSKFVLTIIEFIAGIDHYRNGRRFLKQGGILSFLENLDLEIIKKRMFFHGNICLAVAKKR